One genomic segment of Pseudorca crassidens isolate mPseCra1 chromosome X, mPseCra1.hap1, whole genome shotgun sequence includes these proteins:
- the PDHA1 gene encoding pyruvate dehydrogenase E1 component subunit alpha, somatic form, mitochondrial isoform X3, whose protein sequence is MMQTVRRMELKADQLYKQKIIRGFCHLCDGQEACCVGLEAGINPTDHLITAYRAHGFTFTRGLSVRAILAELTGRRGGCAKGKGGSMHMYAKNFYGGNGIVGAQVPLGAGIALACKYNGKDEICLTLYGDGAANQGQIFEAYNMAALWKLPCIFICENNRYGMGTSVERAAASTDYYKRGDFIPGLRVDGMDILCVREATRFAAAYCRAGKGPILMELQTYRYHGHSMSDPGVSYRTREEIQEVRSKSDPIMLLKDRMVNSNLASVEELKEIDVDVRKEIEDAAQFATADPEPPLEELGYHIYCSDLPFEVRGANQWIKFKSIS, encoded by the exons ATGATGCAGACTGTTCGTCGAATGGAGTTAAAAGCAGATCAGctatataaacagaaaattattcGTGGTTTCTGTCACTTGTGTGATGGTCAG GAAGCTTGTTGTGTGGGCCTGGAGGCCGGCATAAACCCCACAGACCATCTGATCACAGCATATCGGGCTCACGGCTTTACGTTTACTCGTGGGCTTTCTGTCCGAGCAATTCTCGCAGAGCTTACAG GACGAAGAGGAGGTTGTGCTAAAGGAAAAGGAGGATCGATGCATATGTACGCCAAGAACTTCTACGGGGGCAATGGCATCGTGGGAGCTCAG GTGCCCCTGGGAGCTGGGATTGCTCTGGCCTGTAAGTATAACGGAAAAGATGAAATCTGTTTGACTTTGTATGGTGATGGCGCTGCTAATCAG GGTCAGATATTCGAAGCTTACAATATGGCGGCTTTGTGGAAATTGCCTTGTATTTTCATCTGTGAGAATAACCGCTATGGGATGGGAACATCTGTGGAGAGAGCAGCAGCCAGCACTGATTACTACAAGAGAGGCGACTTCATTCCTGGGCTGAGG GTAGATGGAATGGATATCCTGTGTGTCCGGGAGGCCACAAGGTTTGCAGCTGCCTATTGTAGAGCTGGAAAG GGGCCCATACTGATGGAGCTGCAGACTTACCGTTACCATGGGCACAGCATGAGTGATCCTGGAGTCAG TTACCGTACACGAGAAGAAATTCAGGAAGTTAGAAGTAAGAGTGACCCTATCATGCTTCTCAAGGATAGGATGGTGAACAGCAATCTGGCCAGTGTTGAAGAACTAAAG GAAATTGATGTTGACgtgagaaaagaaattgaggatGCTGCCCAGTTTGCTACAGCTGACCCTGAACCACCTTTGGAAGAACTCGGCTATCACATCTACTGCAGCGATCTGCCTTTTGAAGTCCGGGGTGCAAACCAGTGGATCAAGTTTAAGTCCATCAGTTAA
- the PDHA1 gene encoding pyruvate dehydrogenase E1 component subunit alpha, somatic form, mitochondrial isoform X2, with the protein MPQASRVLVASRNFANDATFEIKKCDLHRLEEGPPVTTVLTREDGLKYYRMMQTVRRMELKADQLYKQKIIRGFCHLCDGQEACCVGLEAGINPTDHLITAYRAHGFTFTRGLSVRAILAELTGRRGGCAKGKGGSMHMYAKNFYGGNGIVGAQVPLGAGIALACKYNGKDEICLTLYGDGAANQGQIFEAYNMAALWKLPCIFICENNRYGMGTSVERAAASTDYYKRGDFIPGLRVDGMDILCVREATRFAAAYCRAGKGPILMELQTYRYHGHSMSDPGVSYRTREEIQEVRSKSDPIMLLKDRMVNSNLASVEELKEIDVDVRKEIEDAAQFATADPEPPLEELGYHIYCSDLPFEVRGANQWIKFKSIS; encoded by the exons ATGCCTCAG GCAAGCAGAGTGCTGGTGGCATCCCGTaattttgcaaatgatgctacatTTGAAATTAAG AAATGTGATCTTCACCGGCTGGAAGAGGGCCCTCCTGTCACTACGGTGCTCACCAGGGAGGATGGGCTCAAATACTACAGGATGATGCAGACTGTTCGTCGAATGGAGTTAAAAGCAGATCAGctatataaacagaaaattattcGTGGTTTCTGTCACTTGTGTGATGGTCAG GAAGCTTGTTGTGTGGGCCTGGAGGCCGGCATAAACCCCACAGACCATCTGATCACAGCATATCGGGCTCACGGCTTTACGTTTACTCGTGGGCTTTCTGTCCGAGCAATTCTCGCAGAGCTTACAG GACGAAGAGGAGGTTGTGCTAAAGGAAAAGGAGGATCGATGCATATGTACGCCAAGAACTTCTACGGGGGCAATGGCATCGTGGGAGCTCAG GTGCCCCTGGGAGCTGGGATTGCTCTGGCCTGTAAGTATAACGGAAAAGATGAAATCTGTTTGACTTTGTATGGTGATGGCGCTGCTAATCAG GGTCAGATATTCGAAGCTTACAATATGGCGGCTTTGTGGAAATTGCCTTGTATTTTCATCTGTGAGAATAACCGCTATGGGATGGGAACATCTGTGGAGAGAGCAGCAGCCAGCACTGATTACTACAAGAGAGGCGACTTCATTCCTGGGCTGAGG GTAGATGGAATGGATATCCTGTGTGTCCGGGAGGCCACAAGGTTTGCAGCTGCCTATTGTAGAGCTGGAAAG GGGCCCATACTGATGGAGCTGCAGACTTACCGTTACCATGGGCACAGCATGAGTGATCCTGGAGTCAG TTACCGTACACGAGAAGAAATTCAGGAAGTTAGAAGTAAGAGTGACCCTATCATGCTTCTCAAGGATAGGATGGTGAACAGCAATCTGGCCAGTGTTGAAGAACTAAAG GAAATTGATGTTGACgtgagaaaagaaattgaggatGCTGCCCAGTTTGCTACAGCTGACCCTGAACCACCTTTGGAAGAACTCGGCTATCACATCTACTGCAGCGATCTGCCTTTTGAAGTCCGGGGTGCAAACCAGTGGATCAAGTTTAAGTCCATCAGTTAA
- the PDHA1 gene encoding pyruvate dehydrogenase E1 component subunit alpha, somatic form, mitochondrial isoform X1, whose product MRKMLAAVSRVLLGVAQKPASRVLVASRNFANDATFEIKKCDLHRLEEGPPVTTVLTREDGLKYYRMMQTVRRMELKADQLYKQKIIRGFCHLCDGQEACCVGLEAGINPTDHLITAYRAHGFTFTRGLSVRAILAELTGRRGGCAKGKGGSMHMYAKNFYGGNGIVGAQVPLGAGIALACKYNGKDEICLTLYGDGAANQGQIFEAYNMAALWKLPCIFICENNRYGMGTSVERAAASTDYYKRGDFIPGLRVDGMDILCVREATRFAAAYCRAGKGPILMELQTYRYHGHSMSDPGVSYRTREEIQEVRSKSDPIMLLKDRMVNSNLASVEELKEIDVDVRKEIEDAAQFATADPEPPLEELGYHIYCSDLPFEVRGANQWIKFKSIS is encoded by the exons ATGAGGAAGATGCTCGCCGCCGTCTCCCGCGTGTTGTTGGGCGTCGCCCAGAAGCCG GCAAGCAGAGTGCTGGTGGCATCCCGTaattttgcaaatgatgctacatTTGAAATTAAG AAATGTGATCTTCACCGGCTGGAAGAGGGCCCTCCTGTCACTACGGTGCTCACCAGGGAGGATGGGCTCAAATACTACAGGATGATGCAGACTGTTCGTCGAATGGAGTTAAAAGCAGATCAGctatataaacagaaaattattcGTGGTTTCTGTCACTTGTGTGATGGTCAG GAAGCTTGTTGTGTGGGCCTGGAGGCCGGCATAAACCCCACAGACCATCTGATCACAGCATATCGGGCTCACGGCTTTACGTTTACTCGTGGGCTTTCTGTCCGAGCAATTCTCGCAGAGCTTACAG GACGAAGAGGAGGTTGTGCTAAAGGAAAAGGAGGATCGATGCATATGTACGCCAAGAACTTCTACGGGGGCAATGGCATCGTGGGAGCTCAG GTGCCCCTGGGAGCTGGGATTGCTCTGGCCTGTAAGTATAACGGAAAAGATGAAATCTGTTTGACTTTGTATGGTGATGGCGCTGCTAATCAG GGTCAGATATTCGAAGCTTACAATATGGCGGCTTTGTGGAAATTGCCTTGTATTTTCATCTGTGAGAATAACCGCTATGGGATGGGAACATCTGTGGAGAGAGCAGCAGCCAGCACTGATTACTACAAGAGAGGCGACTTCATTCCTGGGCTGAGG GTAGATGGAATGGATATCCTGTGTGTCCGGGAGGCCACAAGGTTTGCAGCTGCCTATTGTAGAGCTGGAAAG GGGCCCATACTGATGGAGCTGCAGACTTACCGTTACCATGGGCACAGCATGAGTGATCCTGGAGTCAG TTACCGTACACGAGAAGAAATTCAGGAAGTTAGAAGTAAGAGTGACCCTATCATGCTTCTCAAGGATAGGATGGTGAACAGCAATCTGGCCAGTGTTGAAGAACTAAAG GAAATTGATGTTGACgtgagaaaagaaattgaggatGCTGCCCAGTTTGCTACAGCTGACCCTGAACCACCTTTGGAAGAACTCGGCTATCACATCTACTGCAGCGATCTGCCTTTTGAAGTCCGGGGTGCAAACCAGTGGATCAAGTTTAAGTCCATCAGTTAA